The following proteins come from a genomic window of Nicotiana tomentosiformis chromosome 12, ASM39032v3, whole genome shotgun sequence:
- the LOC138902475 gene encoding uncharacterized protein, translating into MKKTPREIVTILDELSEDANQWPSESAERRRTTGVHQVDANTSVQVQLDVMAKEIRKLTLTSIHSETHAACDICGRGHPTHEFQALAEEINVVGNYNFNAMGQRDTDFSWSSPGEDLMKSFIQKTDEKLEIHSATIREHGAAIKKIVEKKKEGKKGTEKKKKDENSRRGESEESKHMSALPFPQKLYREKLNRQFERFLDMLKQVNVNLPFIEVLSQIPAYSIFLKEILTKKRKIEETSALLILTRVYVILIGEIRSVPISLQLADQTTLIPAGIVEDVLVRVDKFVFPIDFIVVNTEKNKEVPIILGRPFLATGRAILDIHERRLMLRVGEGTMTFEMNVETGVKKEKPTANIE; encoded by the exons atgaagaagacacCAAGGGAGATAGTTACTATTCTTGATgaattatctgaagatgcaaatcaatggccctctgagagtgccgAAAGAAGAAGAAcgactggtgttcaccaagtagatgctaacacatctgtgcaggtacaactcgATGTCATGGCCAAGGAGATAAGGAAGCTAACCTTAACTTCAATTCATAGTGAGActcacgcagcttgtgatatatgtggtagaggacaccctactcatgaatTCCAGGCCTTAGCTGAGGAAATAAATGTTGTGGGGAATTACAACTTTAATGCAATGGGGCAGAGAGACaccgatttttcatggagttcacctgggg aagatctcatgaagtcCTTCATTCAGAAAACGGATGAGAAGCTGGAAATTCATAGTGCAACTATAAGGGAACATGGAGCAGCTATCAAGAAAATAG TTGAGAAGAAGAAGGAAGGCAAGAAGGGtactgagaaaaagaagaaggatgagAATTCAAGAAGGGGTGAATCTGAAGAGAGCAAGCATATGtctgctttaccttttccccaaaagctttaTAGAGAAAAGCTGAATAggcaatttgagagatttctagatatgctaaaacaggttaatgtaaatttgccattcatAGAAGTCCTCTCACAAATTCCAGCTTATTCCatattcttgaaggagatccttactaagaagagaaagatagaagagacctcg GCACTATTAATTTTGACAAGAGTTTATGTGATTctgattggagagataaggtcggtgccgatatctttgcagctggcagaccaaacgactttgATACCCgcggggatagtggaagatgttttagttcgggtagataagtttgtatttcctatagattttATAGTAGTGAATACGGAgaagaacaaggaggtccccattatcttaggaagaccattcttagcaacgggtagagcaatCTTAGACATACACGAGAGaagactcatgcttagagtgggcgaGGGGACaatgacttttgagatgaatgtagaaactGGGGTTAAAAAGGAGAAGCCAACTGCAAATATTGAGTGA